The window TATAATTTTTGAAACAAGGATTTAAGGATTAGATTTTAGGAACAAGGATTTAAGGATTATAGGATTAAGAGGATTTCTAATTTAAGTTCCAGCGGGACGACAGATATTAACGACGGATTTTAACATGATGAAGAAATACCTGAGAGTTGATGTCTTCATCAACCCACAACAAACATACTATCAAGCTATCATAAAATATAACGGAATTTGCATAATTTGGGTGAGGGTTTATAGTATCTACTAAGGGGGCACTTTGGGCACCAATAGCACGGGGAAAAATAAAGATCGGGAATTGCTACAATGCAGATTAAATCATTTCTTAAAACAAATTTCTTGGGCTTTCCTCCGCAGGTAGAAATCACCATAACAAATATATTTTGCCTCTTGCATAGTCAGAACACATTATTTTCAAATACTGAACGAAGAGTGGAGGAAGAAGAAATTATCCGTAATTAGCTAAGAAAACAGCAGCAAAAAAAAGGAATAGCATACTAAAGCTATCCCTTAGGCATTTTAAAAAAAGTTCTCTGCTTTTTCTGACGGCAACAATAAAATTCCGGCAGGAAAGTAGAGAATATACCCTTTACTTATAATTCGGGATGGTCACTCATCGCCATTTCTTCCATTTCCTGGGCAAATTGGGCTTCAAACATATTGGCTATTTTGGTGAATTCTTCTTCATCTTCAATTTCGGTTAAAAGAATTTCCTCGTCATTATTCGTAAGTTGCAATATTTCATATAGGTTATCGCCTTCTTCTACTAAAGCAAGATAAAGTTTACCTTCATTTTCCACTTTACCGAGGAGGACGAAATTTTTTTTGGTTCCATCCTGGGTTTCCAGGGTTATAACATTATCATCGCATTCGCATTCGCATTCATCATCACAAATATGCTCTTCTTCGGGAATAGGGGTATTGATTTCTTTTTCGGACATTTGAAACTCCTTGTTTATAATGTAGTCACAGTTTTTGCGGGCTGAAT is drawn from Candidatus Cloacimonas sp. and contains these coding sequences:
- a CDS encoding DUF1292 domain-containing protein, producing MSEKEINTPIPEEEHICDDECECECDDNVITLETQDGTKKNFVLLGKVENEGKLYLALVEEGDNLYEILQLTNNDEEILLTEIEDEEEFTKIANMFEAQFAQEMEEMAMSDHPEL